The following are from one region of the Aquirufa lenticrescens genome:
- a CDS encoding shikimate kinase — translation MKNIYLVGMPSSGKSTLGKELAKNIGYSFMDMDKLIETREQKTVSEIFSNFGEAHFREIEKKTLRGFQPDQSMVIATGGGVPCFHDNMDFIKQNGVSVFLNVDVNDLAKRLYKAQGNNRPLLDKTQSEEVVIASIKKTFEERLPFYQQADVQVDGEITVSQLLWLLDQYLPV, via the coding sequence ATGAAGAATATCTATTTAGTAGGAATGCCCTCCTCGGGTAAAAGTACCTTAGGGAAAGAATTAGCAAAGAATATTGGTTACTCCTTCATGGACATGGATAAGTTGATTGAGACCCGTGAACAGAAGACAGTGTCTGAGATTTTTTCGAATTTTGGTGAGGCGCATTTCCGCGAAATAGAAAAAAAGACCCTTCGAGGTTTTCAACCGGATCAATCGATGGTGATTGCAACGGGTGGCGGGGTACCTTGCTTTCATGACAATATGGACTTCATTAAGCAAAATGGCGTCAGTGTATTCCTAAACGTAGATGTAAATGATTTAGCGAAGCGTTTATACAAAGCACAAGGTAACAACCGTCCTTTGTTAGATAAGACCCAAAGTGAAGAAGTGGTGATCGCCTCCATCAAAAAAACCTTCGAGGAGCGCTTACCTTTTTATCAGCAAGCTGATGTTCAAGTAGACGGAGAAATCACCGTTAGCCAGCTACTTTGGCTGTTAGACCAATACTTACCCGTTTAG
- a CDS encoding BT_3928 family protein, with protein sequence MTKIAKILLVGIFIFSGLIKLNDPIGTQLKLEEYFEVFSVDFAFMAGFWKFWIPYALILSILLSSLEIVLAVALALNYRIKQTLYAFVGILAFFGFLTFYSAYFNKVTDCGCFGETIKLTPWTSFGKDIFLLVLTAILLIAKKPEDRKTGKWVAITAIASFALGTFCYFHLPISDGLPYAVGDHIPTNMKEREPLKFSYVYKIKGVETSLTEMPTDTTAQFISMQATNEKEARPLITDYQLWAEGDTTNYTQESFKRAKLMVIIPNIHHMNEGALPQIEQLTKGLKNITVWLVSASPDAEVNALRHKYQLAFPALSADTKILKTIVRSSPGLWLVKDGTVKGKWSSYALPSADEIQQSLE encoded by the coding sequence ATGACCAAAATCGCGAAGATTTTATTGGTGGGGATTTTCATCTTCTCAGGTCTCATTAAATTGAACGACCCAATCGGAACCCAACTAAAGCTAGAAGAATACTTCGAGGTATTCTCGGTAGACTTCGCGTTTATGGCGGGCTTTTGGAAGTTTTGGATTCCCTATGCGCTCATACTATCCATCCTATTAAGTAGCTTAGAAATCGTTTTAGCGGTAGCACTTGCCCTAAATTACCGCATCAAACAGACCTTATATGCCTTTGTAGGAATCCTCGCTTTCTTTGGATTCCTGACTTTCTATTCGGCCTATTTCAACAAGGTAACGGACTGTGGATGTTTTGGAGAAACGATCAAATTAACTCCCTGGACGTCTTTCGGAAAAGATATTTTCTTGCTTGTCTTGACGGCCATCTTACTGATTGCAAAGAAACCGGAAGATCGAAAAACGGGTAAATGGGTAGCAATAACAGCCATCGCTAGCTTTGCACTAGGTACCTTCTGCTATTTCCACCTCCCTATCAGCGATGGATTACCGTATGCGGTAGGCGATCATATTCCCACGAATATGAAAGAACGGGAGCCTTTAAAATTCTCCTACGTGTACAAAATCAAAGGTGTTGAGACATCTCTAACCGAGATGCCTACTGACACGACAGCCCAATTCATCTCGATGCAGGCGACGAATGAAAAAGAGGCTAGACCACTAATTACTGATTATCAATTGTGGGCTGAGGGAGATACGACTAATTATACGCAAGAAAGCTTTAAAAGGGCGAAATTGATGGTCATTATCCCAAACATTCACCACATGAATGAGGGAGCTTTACCGCAAATTGAACAGCTAACGAAAGGTTTGAAAAACATCACCGTTTGGTTAGTTTCAGCCTCACCAGATGCGGAGGTCAACGCGTTACGTCATAAATACCAATTAGCGTTCCCGGCGCTTTCTGCCGATACGAAAATACTCAAAACAATCGTTCGCTCTAGTCCAGGATTGTGGCTAGTAAAAGATGGAACGGTCAAAGGAAAATGGTCTTCCTATGCCCTACCCTCCGCGGATGAGATTCAACAAAGCCTAGAATAA